In bacterium, the genomic window TTCCAGGCCAAGCTACTCAAGCTATTACGAGTGTTGTACCAGCAGAAACTTTTAACAATAACACGCAAGTGATTGTGGAAGATTTTAACTTTGATGGCGTTAACGATTTAGCCATTGCAAAATCGGCCGGCTATATGGGTGTAAATATTTTTTACGATCTTTATCTTTTGGAGCAAAATAAAATTGTACCATCTATAACCGACATGGCTAATCCAGAAATTAGAAAAGATTTTAGAGAAATACGGTCGGGTTCCAAAAGCGGTAATACCTACGATACCATGATATACCGTATTCTTAACAATAAACCATATTTGTTCATCAATACCACCACCGTTGTAGGAAGTGGTTTACTAAAAATTTTTATACACGATACGAGCGGAAACGTTACCAAACAATATGTCGCTTCATCGTACGAGGAGATATCCGAAAAACTGAAACCTATAGAGCTTAAAATAAAATCACCCAAAGCTTACTTTTACAATGAGCCTGCCCCCGAACATAAAACAGGTTCATATGTCATCGCAGGAGATAGTGTCACCTTATATGATATTTCGGGCGAATACGTTTTAGCTGAATATAGTGGTAAATCTATCACCAAAAAATGGCTGCGGTATCAGGATCTCTCTATTGGCGAAGAATAAACGACTTAACGCTCCATATTTTTAAAAACTACCGGCCCCATAAAAATTTCGAAGATGACGGAGATGAAGAGAGTAAGCGCTGTGAGCAAGCCAAAACGAAAAGTGGGGTCAAACCCGGCAAAACATAAAATACCAAACCCCAGTGTTAAAATAAAGGCTGTATAGGTTATAGAAACGCCGATTGTACCATGCGCTTTAATAATAGCCTCAGCATGCTTATGGCCCTTTTTTAAAAACTCCCGGTAGGTTTCTACATAATGAATAGTATCGTCCACCACCACACCCAAGGTGAGGCTAAAAATCATCACGGTCACGAGATCTACAGGGTAATTTAAAAAACCCATGATGCCACCGCCAATAATAAGCGGCACTAAATTGGGAATAAGACTCACCAAGCCAAAACGAAAACTCTTAAGTAACACAATCATAAGGATGGTCACCACCACAAGCGACAACGCCAAACTAAAAAGCTGACTTTTAATGATATTATTATTGAGTAAAACCCATAACCACCCATAGCCCGTCACTGTAAGCTGATTATCTTTTTCTAAAATAGATTTGATCTGACCAACAATCTTTTGCACATCCTCGGCAGATACCCACTGGGAATGAACTTCAAAACGCAATTCATCACCAGCCGTACTTTTAAAACGGGATAATAAATTTTCGCCGGAAGATTCGGCCACTAAATAAAGTTCCGCTATTTTTTCTTTAGTATCGGGAATGCTTTCTGTATCTCCTAAAACCCCGTTTAATTTTTTAATAACAGGAATTACCGAAAACACCCGCACACCCGTTTTTTTTGCGATATCATCAAACTGTTGGTCTAATTTTTTAAGAAACTCCGGATCTTTGGCAATAATTTTCCCATCCGGTGCTTTAATTAAAATTTCAAGAGGGACAATGCCACCCAAAACTTGATCGAGCTTTTCAAAGTTTGTACGGATAGAATCGTGACTGGGAAAATATTTTACAAAATTAGATTCAACCTTAACTTTTGAAATACCCAAAACAGAAATAAAAATCAGAACCAGTACAAAAACCTTAACAAGAGTGGCATGCTTCATTAAAAAACGGGCTAAGTTTTCAAGTGCGGCAGATAAAAAGTGGTGGTGACGTTTGGCCGTAAAATTTTTAAAACCAAAAGAGAGAAATACCGGCAAAATAAATAAATTAAGAAACAGCGCCCACAATACTCCCAAGCCCGACAAATATCCCATGTGCTGCAGTGGCGGGATAGTACTGGGTGAAAATGAAAACAAACCGGCTATGGTAGTAAGTGCCGTAAAAAAAGAAGGTTTGGCTAAATGCTGCACACAGTAGATGATAGCCTCGTTAAAACTAAGATCTTTAGTTGCATGAAGCCTAAGCACCAAATGAATGCCATTAGCAATAGTCACTGTCACCAAAACGGGAATCACAACCGATACAATCACGTTAGAAGTAAAACCCAAGAATCCATAAGACCCAATCACCGTCACCACTAAAAAGGCTTCCATAAAAGCCAGCACAATGGTTTCAAAAATACTACGCGTGATGATGAGAAGTAAAAAAATGATGCCGCCAAATACAAGGGGCAAAAATAAAATTTGATCGTGAAGAATTTTCTTATTTAAGGCTTCATCGGTAACAAGCGGACCCGAGGCATACACTTTGTTATTTAAGCTACTTAATACACTCTCTGGGCTTACATCATCGGCTAGCCCTGCATAAAACACCATTGTATTTGTATCTTCCGAAAAAAAACGATGGCTATAGTAGGGGTAAGATTTGTAAGTTTCTTTAATCCTGTCCGATAAACTCAAGTCATCTTTAACTTGGTATAAAAGGGGCAAAGAATCGATAGGAGTTTTTACTATCAATTCATCCTCACTCGCATAAAAATCCTGCATGTTTCCAAAACCGGCAATACTAGTAATATGTGGGTTTTGTTCTAACTCCTGCGTAAAACTTTTGGCAAATTCAAGAGCCTGTGTTGAAAACACATTCTCAGTATCATAAGCGAGTAACAAAAAGCGGTTGTTGCCAAAAGTGTCATAAAAATGATCCAGCTCTTGCATAGAAACGCTACTCC contains:
- a CDS encoding MMPL family transporter, with amino-acid sequence MAFILNALIRFRLAVVCLVLALFFFFLKPFLSFVMHTNNALPVWFSGSSVSMQELDHFYDTFGNNRFLLLAYDTENVFSTQALEFAKSFTQELEQNPHITSIAGFGNMQDFYASEDELIVKTPIDSLPLLYQVKDDLSLSDRIKETYKSYPYYSHRFFSEDTNTMVFYAGLADDVSPESVLSSLNNKVYASGPLVTDEALNKKILHDQILFLPLVFGGIIFLLLIITRSIFETIVLAFMEAFLVVTVIGSYGFLGFTSNVIVSVVIPVLVTVTIANGIHLVLRLHATKDLSFNEAIIYCVQHLAKPSFFTALTTIAGLFSFSPSTIPPLQHMGYLSGLGVLWALFLNLFILPVFLSFGFKNFTAKRHHHFLSAALENLARFLMKHATLVKVFVLVLIFISVLGISKVKVESNFVKYFPSHDSIRTNFEKLDQVLGGIVPLEILIKAPDGKIIAKDPEFLKKLDQQFDDIAKKTGVRVFSVIPVIKKLNGVLGDTESIPDTKEKIAELYLVAESSGENLLSRFKSTAGDELRFEVHSQWVSAEDVQKIVGQIKSILEKDNQLTVTGYGWLWVLLNNNIIKSQLFSLALSLVVVTILMIVLLKSFRFGLVSLIPNLVPLIIGGGIMGFLNYPVDLVTVMIFSLTLGVVVDDTIHYVETYREFLKKGHKHAEAIIKAHGTIGVSITYTAFILTLGFGILCFAGFDPTFRFGLLTALTLFISVIFEIFMGPVVFKNMER